A single window of Vigna unguiculata cultivar IT97K-499-35 chromosome 1, ASM411807v1, whole genome shotgun sequence DNA harbors:
- the LOC114162125 gene encoding F-box protein At5g07670-like isoform X2 — protein MSFHSNSKPNPSFTPPPPLNPWLNSTAAAAAAAAEPLNPMVLAMHLSDPKSKTLIPNSTLILMDRTLLLSDEILIRIFQKLPDSQRNSNSLVCKRWMNLQGRLVRTLRVLDWNFVLSGRLTHRFPNLNHVDLVPGSFASPQELANIVVSHKQVSLRVDSTWRVENVLPSEAVDAGLRSLSGGCPNLRKLEVAGAGEAGISTVGSECATLQELELQRCDDAVLRGVAACRNLQILKLVGSLKGFYDSVVSDIGFTILAQGCRRLVKLELVGCEGSFDGVKAIGQCCVMLEELVIVDHRMDDGWLAGLSFCENLKTLRVQSCKVIDGSPGLEEHLGCCEALERLHLQKCQLRDRNGVGALFSVSRNARDIVLQDCWGLDNSTLSLAIVCR, from the coding sequence ATGTCGTTTCACTCCAACTCCAAACCCAACCCTAGTTTCACTCCTCCGCCACCGTTAAATCCCTGGCTCAACTCCACCGCCGccgcagcagcagcagcagctgAACCACTCAACCCTATGGTCCTCGCCATGCACCTCTCCGACCCCAAATCCAAAACCCTAATCCCCAATTCCACGCTGATACTAATGGACCGAACCCTGCTCCTCTCCGACGAGATTCTCATCAGAATCTTCCAGAAGCTTCCAGATTCGCAGCGAAACTCCAATTCTCTCGTCTGCAAGCGCTGGATGAACCTCCAGGGTCGGTTGGTCCGGACCTTGCGGGTCCTCGATTGGAACTTCGTGCTCTCGGGTCGGTTGACCCACCGCTTCCCGAACCTGAACCACGTCGATTTGGTTCCGGGTTCGTTCGCTTCACCGCAAGAGTTAGCCAACATTGTAGTGAGTCACAAGCAGGTTTCGCTGCGCGTGGATTCCACGTGGCGCGTGGAAAATGTGTTGCCTAGTGAGGCCGTTGACGCGGGTCTCAGATCGCTCTCCGGCGGCTGCCCCAATCTGCGGAAGCTCGAGGTCGCCGGTGCCGGCGAGGCCGGGATTTCGACCGTCGGTTCCGAGTGCGCCACGCTGCAGGAGCTCGAGCTGCAGCGATGCGATGACGCCGTCTTGCGCGGCGTTGCGGCGTGTCGGAATTTGCAGATTTTGAAATTGGTTGGGAGTTTGAAAGGGTTCTATGATTCCGTGGTTTCGGATATTGGGTTCACGATTCTGGCGCAGGGGTGTAGGAGGCTGGTGAAGTTGGAGCTTGTTGGGTGTGAGGGGAGTTTCGATGGGGTTAAGGCGATTGGGCAGTGCTGTGTGATGTTGGAGGAGTTGGTGATTGTTGATCATAGGATGGATGATGGGTGGCTCGCGGGGCTTTCGTTCTGCGAAAATTTGAAGACTTTGAGGGTTCAGTCGTGTAAGGTGATTGATGGAAGCCCTGGGTTGGAGGAGCATTTGGGGTGCTGTGAAGCCCTTGAAAGGTTGCATTTGCAGAAGTGCCAGTTAAGGGATAGGAATGGCGTGGGAGCGCTGTTTTCAGTGAGTAGGAATGCTAGGGATATTGTTCTTCAGGATTGCTGGGGGTTGGATAATAGCACCTTGAGCTTGGCTATTGTTTGCAGGTAA
- the LOC114163990 gene encoding pentatricopeptide repeat-containing protein At2g29760, chloroplastic-like produces the protein MKAQDLNQIAIRAQKQLLTNPNPQLLNPLLSLLRNSKNAFFHLYNQMLSHPFSHNHYTFTHAIKACSSHHAHSKALEIHARLIKSGHHVDIFIQNSLLHSYLARNDVVSASNLFRSIPSPDVVSWTSLISGLAKSGFEAQALQHFSAMSSEPRIVEPNAATLVGALCACSSLRTLRLGKSVHAYGVRMIANTNIVFDNAVLDLYAKSGSLKYAKNLFDKMSVRDVISWTTLLMGYARGGHCEEAFGVFKRMVHSAEAEPNEATVVTVLSACASIGALSLGEWVHSYIDSRHDLVVDGNIGNALLNMYVKCGDMQVGFRVFDMIEHKDVISWGTVISGLAMNGYGKRTLEVFSRMLVEGVEPDDVTFIGVLSACSHAGLVDEGVMFFKAMKDFYGIVPQMRHYGCVVDMYGRAGLFEEAEAFLKSMPVEAEWSIWGALLRACKIHGNEKMSEWIKGQLRGKSVGVGTLALLSNMYASSERWDDANKIRKSIRGTGVKKVAGCSWVELEVYNNRSDSNVCAA, from the coding sequence ATGAAGGCTCAGGATCTGAATCAAATAGCAATTCGCGCCCAAAAGCAACTCCTCACAAACCCTAACCCCCAATTGTTGAACCCTTTACTATCACTTCTCAGAAATTCGAAAAATGCATTCTTTCATCTCTACAACCAAATGCTCTCACACCCTTTCTCCCACAACCACTACACCTTCACCCACGCCATCAAGGCCTGCTCCTCCCACCACGCGCACTCCAAGGCGCTCGAAATCCACGCGCGGCTCATCAAATCCGGTCACCATGTCGACATCTTCATCCAGAACTCGCTCCTCCACTCCTACCTCGCCCGCAACGACGTCGTCTCCGCCTCAAACCTCTTCCGATCGATTCCCTCCCCCGATGTCGTTTCATGGACCTCACTGATATCGGGCCTCGCCAAATCGGGCTTCGAGGCCCAAGCCCTTCAACATTTTTCCGCAATGAGCTCGGAGCCCAGAATTGTCGAACCCAATGCAGCCACCCTTGTCGGCGCGTTGTGCGCGTGTTCGTCGCTCAGGACTCTGAGGCTCGGCAAGTCCGTTCACGCTTACGGCGTGAGGATGATTGCCAACACTAATATTGTTTTTGACAACGCGGTGTTGGACTTGTACGCAAAGAGCGGGTCGTTGAAATATGCGAAGAACCTGTTCGATAAAATGTCTGTGAGGGACGTGATTTCTTGGACCACTTTGTTGATGGGTTACGCGCGTGGTGGTCACTGCGAGGAGGCTTTTGGTGTGTTCAAACGAATGGTGCATAGTGCAGAAGCTGAACCTAACGAGGCAACTGTAGTAACTGTTTTATCAGCATGTGCCTCTATCGGAGCATTGAGTTTGGGGGAGTGGGTGCATTCGTATATTGACTCACGACACGACCTTGTGGTTGATGGAAATATTGGGAATGCTTTGCTCAACATGTATGTGAAATGTGGAGACATGCAagtggggtttagggtttttgaCATGATTGAGCACAAGGATGTTATCTCGTGGGGCACTGTTATCTCCGGGCTTGCCATGAATGGTTATGGGAAAAGAACATTGGAGGTATTTTCACGCATGTTGGTTGAAGGGGTTGAGCCTGATGATGTTACTTTTATTGGGGTGTTATCTGCATGCAGCCATGCGGGGTTGGTGGATGAAGGGGTTATGTTTTTCAAAGCAATGAAGGATTTTTATGGCATTGTGCCACAGATGAGGCATTATGGTTGTGTTGTGGATATGTATGGACGTGCTGGTTTGTTTGAGGAAGCTGAGGCTTTCCTTAAAAGCATGCCTGTGGAAGCTGAATGGTCTATTTGGGGAGCTCTTCTTCGAGCTTGCAAAATCCATGGTAATGAAAAGATGTCTGAATGGATAAAGGGACAACTCAGGGGGAAAAGTGTTGGTGTTGGTACCCTTGCTTTGTTGTCTAACATGTATGCCAGTTCTGAACGATGGGATGATGCTAATAAGATTCGGAAGAGTATAAGAGGCACTGGAGTGAAGAAAGTTGCTGGATGTAGCTGGGTAGAGCTTGAGGTTTACAATAACAGATCGGATTCAAATGTGTGTGCTGCCTAA
- the LOC114177550 gene encoding probable folate-biopterin transporter 8, chloroplastic — protein MIHAVSSRNPLVWNKPRLCRHRTTPSLPPVVCSLNHSNAVNERPTLTVVTRCNAVNERPALTVMTRRVVVKQRYEDKEREDVGNRYMMLLCGLGYWVQGFRCFPWLALNFHMATNLNLHPSTLQLVQNTANLPMVAKPLYGILSDAIYINGARRIPYLAMGGLLQILSWSVLALVPIAQEVLPYLIASVLISNLGASIAEVAQDALVAEYGKKHKIGGLQAYAFMALAAGGILGNLIGGYFLQKMPPRTMFAIFSSLLSLHLLISLSTREESLGITKLSGQKLSRQSISENIKKQVSDLVVAIGDKNIFQPLVWIIGSIAMVPMLSGSIFCYQTQCLNLDPTVIGLSRVIGQFVLLSVTVMYNRFWKTISMRKLIGTVQILYASSLLLDLILVKQINLKWGIPNEVFALCFSGLAEIVAHFKLLPFSVLFANLCPKGCEGSLTAFLASALCLSSIASAFLGVGLASCLGVTSGDYSGLTMGILAQFLAALVPLRWIHSLPMSQTVERRRKRSMSRRARRNRRVGKVVLGSANIYRRERE, from the exons ATGATTCACGCTGTTTCTTCCCGGAACCCGTTGGTGTGGAACAAGCCAAGACTCTGTAGACATCGCACAACACCTTCTCTGCCACCTGTGGTTTGTTCCCTGAACCACAGCAACGCCGTCAATGAGAGACCGACGTTGACGGTGGTGACGAGGTGCAACGCCGTCAATGAGAGACCAGCATTGACGGTGATGACGAGGCGCGTGGTGGTTAAGCAGAGGTACGAGGATAAAGAGAGGGAGGATGTTGGGAACAGATACATGATGCTGCTGTGTGGGTTGGGTTATTGGGTGCAAGGTTTCAGGTGTTTTCCATGGCTGGCACTGAACTTTCACATGGCTACCAACCTCAACTTGCATCCTTCCACGTTGCAGCTCGTGCAGAACACTGCCAACCTCCCCATGGTGGCTAAGCCACTCTATGGAATCCTTTCGGATGCAATCTATATCAATGGGGCTCGCAGAATTCCTTATCTTGCCATGGGGG GTCTTCTGCAAATTCTTTCATGGAGTGTGCTGGCATTGGTCCCCATTGCACAGGAAGTGCTTCCCTACTTAATTGCCTCTGTGCTTATTAGTAATTTGGGAGCATCCATTGCAGAAGTAGCACAGGATGCTCTTGTAGCAGAGTATGGCAAGAAGCACAAAATTGGTGGCTTGCAGGCATATGCATTCATGGCATTAGCTGCAGGTGGAATCTTAGGCAACTTGATTGGTGGTTATTTCTTACAGAAAATGCCTCCCAGAACAATGTTTGCAATATTTTCATCTTTACTCTCTCTACATCTACTCATTTCTCTCTCAACAAGAGAGGAATCTTTAGGCATAACAAAACTTTCAGGTCAAAAACTTTCTAGGCAATCCATCTCAGAGAACATCAAGAAACAAGTCTCTGATCTTGTAGTTGCAATCGGTGACAAGAACATTTTCCAACCTCTTGTATGGATTATTGGATCAATCGCCATGGTCCCAATGCTTTCAGGTTCTATATTCTGCTATCAGACACAGTGCCTAAACCTTGATCCTACAGTAATAGGGTTGTCTAGGGTGATTGGCCAGTTTGTGCTTCTTTCAGTAACTGTGATGTATAACCGTTTCTGGAAAACAATTTCAATGAGAAAGCTGATAGGCACAGTGCAGATTCTGTATGCATCATCCCTACTTCTTGATCTCATTTTGGTCAAACAGATAAACCTCAAATGGGGAATTCCCAATGAGGTGTTTGCTCTTTGCTTCTCTGGTTTAGCAGAAATTGTGGCTCATTTCAAGCTCCTTCCTTTCTCAGTTTTGTTTGCAAATTTATGTCCAAAGGGGTGTGAAGGATCTCTCACAGCATTTCTTGCATCAGCTCTGTGTCTGTCATCAATAGCCAGTGCCTTTCTGGGTGTTGGATTGGCCTCTTGTCTTGGTGTTACATCTGGTGATTACTCAGGCTTGACAATGGGAATTCTTGCACAGTTTCTTGCAGCTCTAGTGCCATTAAGATGGATTCATTCTTTACCTATGTCACAAACTGTTGAGAGGAGAAGGAAAAGAAGTATGAGCAGAAGGGCACGTAGAAACAGAAGAGTTGGAAAAGTTGTGCTTGGTTCTGCTAACATCTACAGACGTGAGAGAGAATAA
- the LOC114162125 gene encoding F-box protein At5g07670-like isoform X1 — protein sequence MSFHSNSKPNPSFTPPPPLNPWLNSTAAAAAAAAEPLNPMVLAMHLSDPKSKTLIPNSTLILMDRTLLLSDEILIRIFQKLPDSQRNSNSLVCKRWMNLQGRLVRTLRVLDWNFVLSGRLTHRFPNLNHVDLVPGSFASPQELANIVVSHKQVSLRVDSTWRVENVLPSEAVDAGLRSLSGGCPNLRKLEVAGAGEAGISTVGSECATLQELELQRCDDAVLRGVAACRNLQILKLVGSLKGFYDSVVSDIGFTILAQGCRRLVKLELVGCEGSFDGVKAIGQCCVMLEELVIVDHRMDDGWLAGLSFCENLKTLRVQSCKVIDGSPGLEEHLGCCEALERLHLQKCQLRDRNGVGALFSVSRNARDIVLQDCWGLDNSTLSLAIVCRRVKLFYVEGCSLLTTEGIESVIEHWKELECLRVESCKNIKDSDISPELATLFSTLKELKWRPDTKYLFPSDMGIGMGRKGGKFFKRT from the exons ATGTCGTTTCACTCCAACTCCAAACCCAACCCTAGTTTCACTCCTCCGCCACCGTTAAATCCCTGGCTCAACTCCACCGCCGccgcagcagcagcagcagctgAACCACTCAACCCTATGGTCCTCGCCATGCACCTCTCCGACCCCAAATCCAAAACCCTAATCCCCAATTCCACGCTGATACTAATGGACCGAACCCTGCTCCTCTCCGACGAGATTCTCATCAGAATCTTCCAGAAGCTTCCAGATTCGCAGCGAAACTCCAATTCTCTCGTCTGCAAGCGCTGGATGAACCTCCAGGGTCGGTTGGTCCGGACCTTGCGGGTCCTCGATTGGAACTTCGTGCTCTCGGGTCGGTTGACCCACCGCTTCCCGAACCTGAACCACGTCGATTTGGTTCCGGGTTCGTTCGCTTCACCGCAAGAGTTAGCCAACATTGTAGTGAGTCACAAGCAGGTTTCGCTGCGCGTGGATTCCACGTGGCGCGTGGAAAATGTGTTGCCTAGTGAGGCCGTTGACGCGGGTCTCAGATCGCTCTCCGGCGGCTGCCCCAATCTGCGGAAGCTCGAGGTCGCCGGTGCCGGCGAGGCCGGGATTTCGACCGTCGGTTCCGAGTGCGCCACGCTGCAGGAGCTCGAGCTGCAGCGATGCGATGACGCCGTCTTGCGCGGCGTTGCGGCGTGTCGGAATTTGCAGATTTTGAAATTGGTTGGGAGTTTGAAAGGGTTCTATGATTCCGTGGTTTCGGATATTGGGTTCACGATTCTGGCGCAGGGGTGTAGGAGGCTGGTGAAGTTGGAGCTTGTTGGGTGTGAGGGGAGTTTCGATGGGGTTAAGGCGATTGGGCAGTGCTGTGTGATGTTGGAGGAGTTGGTGATTGTTGATCATAGGATGGATGATGGGTGGCTCGCGGGGCTTTCGTTCTGCGAAAATTTGAAGACTTTGAGGGTTCAGTCGTGTAAGGTGATTGATGGAAGCCCTGGGTTGGAGGAGCATTTGGGGTGCTGTGAAGCCCTTGAAAGGTTGCATTTGCAGAAGTGCCAGTTAAGGGATAGGAATGGCGTGGGAGCGCTGTTTTCAGTGAGTAGGAATGCTAGGGATATTGTTCTTCAGGATTGCTGGGGGTTGGATAATAGCACCTTGAGCTTGGCTATTGTTTGCAG GCGGGTGAAATTGTTTTACGTAGAAGGATGCTCGTTGCTTACAACAGAAGGTATAGAGTCCGTAATTGAGCATTGGAAGGAGCTAGAGTGCCTTAGAGTAGAGTCctgtaaaaatataaaggatagTGATATCTCTCCTGAACTTGCAACCTTGTTTTCTACTCTGAAAGAGTTGAAATGGAGACCTGATACAAAATACCTTTTCCCTTCTGATATGGGCATTGGCATGGGAAGGAAAGGTGGTAAATTTTTTAAGAGAACATGA
- the LOC114163396 gene encoding trehalose-phosphate phosphatase A-like translates to MEIKPNLTPVLTDAAPLTRSRLGVPSGLSPYSSPKGATFPHHGPFLAIPRKKTGGILDDFRSSGWLDAMKSSSPTHNKVSKDLNHGTGSPDAAYSTWLLKFPSALASFDQITNYAKGKRIALFLDYDGTLSPIVDNPDCAFMSDNMRAAVKKVAEYFPTAIISGRKRDKVYEFVGLSDLYYAGSHGMDIIGPPRQSISDDHPDSDKQGLGELNLFQPAAEFLPMIDEVLRLLKECTKDVEGATVENNKFCVSVHYRNVDEESWPIVGQRVYDILKQYPRLRLTHGRMVLEIRPVIDWDKGKAVTFLLESLGLSNNDDVLTIYIGDDKTDEDAFKVLRESNKGCGILVSPAPKESNAVYSLRDPSEVMEFLTSLAEWKSSIQAC, encoded by the exons ATGGAGATTAAGCCAAATCTTACTCCTGTCCTTACTGATGCCGCACCCTTGACAAGGTCAAGGCTGGGTGTGCCTTCTGGTTTGTCACCTTATTCTTCTCCAAAAGGGGCAACCTTTCCCCATCATGGTCCCTTTCTGGCTATTCCAAGAAAGAAGACAGGAGGAATTCTTGATGATTTTCGTTCTAGCGGTTGGCTTGATGCCATGAAATCTTCTTCTCCTACTCACAATAAAGTATCCAAGGATCTCAATCATGGAACTGGATCACCTGATGCTGCTTATAGTACCTGGCTG CTAAAGTTTCCATCAGCACTTGCATCTTTTGATCAAATTACTAACTACGCAAAAGGGAAGAGAATAGCATTATTTCTTGATTATGATGGGACTCTTTCACCCATTGTGGACAATCCTGACTGTGCGTTCATGTCAGATAAT ATGCGTGCTGCTGTTAAAAAAGTGGCGGAATATTTTCCAACTGCAATAATTAGTGGAAGAAAACGTGACAAG GTATATGAATTTGTTGGATTAAGTGACCTCTATTATGCTGGTAGTCATGGGATGGACATTATTGGTCCCCCCAGACAATCTATTTCTGACGATCACCCTGATTCTGATAAGCAG GGTCTTGGTGAACTTAATTTATTCCAACCTGCTGCTGAATTCCTGCCCATGATTGATGAG GTACTTAGGTTGCTCAAAGAGTGTACAAAAGACGTTGAAGGAGCAACAGTTGAGAACAACAAATTTTGTGTATCTGTACATTACCGGAATGTCGATGAGGAG AGTTGGCCTATTGTGGGACAACgtgtatatgatattttgaaGCAGTATCCTCGTTTGCGTTTAACTCATGGGCGGATG GTTTTAGAGATTCGGCCAGTGATCGACTGGGATAAGGGAAAAGCTGTCACATTTTTACTTGAGTCACTTG GACTCAGCAATAACGATGACGTGCTAACTATATATATTGGAGATGATAAAACAGACGAAGATGCCTTCAAG GTTTTGAGAGAATCTAATAAAGGTTGTGGCATCTTAGTGTCCCCTGCCCCAAAAGAAAGCAACGCAGTTTACTCTCTTCGTGATCCCTCAGAG GTCATGGAATTTCTGACATCACTTGCTGAATGGAAATCAAGCATTCAAGCTTGCTGA
- the LOC114163986 gene encoding beta-fructofuranosidase, soluble isoenzyme I-like: protein METNLLHHAPLHTPLLNHPPRLNNNGHKPSKGIFVMLCSIVFLMSLLALIMIMIMIKSQNHSEKFTETTPFDSFISPRGVSQGVSPKSNLFHRASYNWTNAMFSWQRTAFHFQPQKNWMNDPDGPLFHMGWYHLFYQYNPDSAVWGSITWGHAVSRDMIHWLYLPIAMLPNKWYDISGVWTGSATILPGGKIIMLYTGDTNQYVQVQNLAYPANLSDPLLLDWVKYAGNPILVPPSGIGSKDFRDPTTGWVGPDGKWRVAIGSKKGKTGLSIVYTTIDFINFEQNDHYLHAVPGTGMWECLDFYPVSINGSKGLDTSVNGPQVKHVLKASLDDARVDSYAIGTYFVENDTWVPDNPLKDVGIGLLLDYGRYYASKSFYDREKERRILWGWVNETDIESDDLRKGWASLQTIPRTVLFDNKTGTNLLLWPVEEVESLRLSSDEFEGVVVKPGSVVPLNISLATQLDIFAEFEIEWLNSESIGENNIGCGRGGAAERSAFGPFGLLAIADDSLSEQTPVYFRLSNTTTFFCVDETRSSKASDVAKPIYGSKVPILSDEKLSMRVLVDHSIIESFAQGGRTVITSRVYPTEAIYGAARLFVFNNATDINIKISLKIWQLNSAFIRPFPFDQEKKNALP, encoded by the exons ATGGAGACCaatcttcttcatcatgctCCACTACACACCCCTTTGCTCAATCATCCACCAAGACTCAACAACAATGGCCATAAACCATCAAAGGGTATCTTTGTGATGCTTTGTTCCATTGTTTTTCTCATGTCATTGCTTGCATTGATCATGATCATGATCATGATCAAGAGCCAAAACCACTCAGAAAAATTCACAGAAACCACCCCTTTTGATTCATTCATCTCCCCCAGAGGGGTGTCTCAAGGTGTTTCTCCCAAGTCCAATCTTTTCCACAGAGCTTCATACAATTGGACCAACGCCATGTTTTCTTGGCAAAGAACAGCGTTTCATTTTCAGCCTCAAAAAAATTGGATGAATG ATCCTGACG GTCCATTGTTTCACATGGGGTGGTACCATCTGTTCTACCAATATAATCCTGATTCAGCTGTGTGGGGGAGCATCACATGGGGCCATGCAGTATCAAGGGACATGATTCACTGGCTCTATCTACCCATTGCCATGCTCCCTAACAAGTGGTACGATATCAGCGGTGTATGGACCGGATCAGCCACGATTCTGCCAGGTGGCAAAATCATAATGCTTTACACAGGTGACACCAATCAATATGTGCAAGTGCAAAACCTTGCATACCCTGCCAATCTATCTGATCCACTTCTTCTCGACTGGGTCAAGTATGCGGGTAACCCGATCCTAGTGCCTCCGTCCGGCATCGGATCCAAGGACTTCCGAGACCCGACCACGGGTTGGGTCGGGCCGGATGGAAAATGGAGGGTAGCAATTGggtcaaagaaaggaaaaacgGGCCTTTCGATAGTTTACACAACCATTGATTTCATCAACTTTGAGCAAAATGATCACTACTTGCATGCCGTCCCGGGTACGGGTATGTGGGAATGTTTGGACTTTTACCCGGTTTCGATAAACGGGTCGAAGGGTTTGGATACTTCGGTTAACGGGCCACAAGTTAAGCACGTCCTAAAAGCTAGTTTGGATGATGCAAGGGTAGATAGTTATGCAATTGGAACCTATTTTGTTGAAAACGACACGTGGGTACCCGATAACCCGCTTAAGGATGTGGGTATCGGGTTGCTTTTGGACTATGGAAGATACTATGCTTCAAAGAGTTTCTAtgatagagaaaaagagagaagaattcTATGGGGTTGGGTCAATGAAACTGATATAGAAAGCGATGACTTAAGAAAGGGTTGGGCTTCTCTTCAg ACAATTCCAAGAACAGTGTTGTTTGATAACAAGACCGGGACTAATTTGCTTCTGTGGCCAGTGGAGGAAGTAGAAAGCTTGAGACTAAGTAGTGATGAATTTGAAGGAGTGGTGGTTAAGCCTGGCTCTGTTGTGCCACTAAACATAAGCCTAGCGACACAG TTGGACATATTTGCTGAATTTGAGATTGAATGGTTGAACTCCGAAAGTATTGGTGAGAACAACATAGGTTGTGGAAGGGGTGGTGCAGCAGAAAGAAGTGCTTTTGGACCATTTGGTCTTCTAGCAATAGCAGATGACTCACTTTCTGAACAAACCCCAGTTTATTTTCGCCTTTCTAATACTACCACTTTCTTCTGTGTTGATGAAACAAG ATCATCAAAGGCTTCTGATGTTGCAAAGCCAATTTATGGCAGCAAGGTTCCAATCCTCAGTGATGAAAAATTATCAATGAGGGTATTG GTTGACCATTCAATTATTGAGAGCTTTGCTCAAGGAGGGAGAACTGTGATCACAAGTAGGGTTTATCCAACTGAAGCAATATATGGAGCTGCAAGATTATTTGTATTCAACAATGCTACTGATATAAACATTAAGATCTCCTTAAAGATTTGGCAATTGAACTCTGCTTTCATACGTCCTTTTCCCTTTGATCAAG aaaaaaaaaatgctttgcCCTAG